The window ATAGGAGAGTTCGTGCTCGAGCATACCGCCGCTCACCACCTCACTTATACTACCAATTCGGAGCCATACACGATCGAGGTCACACCGTCACACCGGATTGATTCGATGTACCAGTTTTCGCTTTCTCACGAGGACAGCGAACCAGGGATACTCGAGGAAAAGGGAAGCGGACACGACGCTGACGATTTCCGAGAGTGGTATCGTGGCCTCGAGCAGTTCGACGATGTCGGCGACCAAGTCTCCGACGCCTCGAAACCAGACGACCTCGCTGACAATCTCGTTGCGCAGGGAATCAACCGGATCACGGCGAGCCACTTAGCGGACGCTCACGATAGCATGGACGCCGTCGCTACCGCCGTTACGAACATCGACGACGTTACGAAGCTGAAAGGTGTCGCTGAGGGGTCGGCCGACGAGGTCAAGGCTGCGTTTGGTGTGGGAACGTTGGATGACGCTGACGTCGCTACCGACGACGATCCCGACTGCGACGACAAGGAAGAGAACTGTGCTGACGGCGATCGCGTCGCCTGCAAGGCTCTCGTCGAAGAATGCGGCTTCGAGAAGGACGAGGCCGAGAATCTCCTTGCCGAGGCCCGCCGCGTCGACGGTGAGCTCCCCCTGGAGGCGAAGCAAGCACTGTCGACCGCCTGGGCATCATACAAGCAGGCGCTCAAGAAGGGCCATGAGGCTGCTGAAGCCGTCAAGTCATACCACGGCGAACCCGAACACGCCGAGCGGTCGATGGCGATCATCAATGGGATCCGAGACGCTTACGGGCAGGAACCGATCGACTTCGACGGGCCGCCAGAAGTCCCGGAGGCCGAGGCAGTGAGCGGGCCAATCACTCCCGAGAACGCGGGCGTCGAGGTGAAGATCAACCGGAACGTGTACGACCCGATGCTCGAGTTCTAAACCGGCAACGCGTCGTCCAACAGTCCGTCGTCACCGCTGAAATGCGGCCGGTCCCGGCCGCAGTTGTCGGTGTCGATTTTCTCGAACTCGCCCGAGTGCTTGTTTTCGACGATCGCCTCGCGAGCCTTCAGATCCTTCAGCCGGTTGGCGTCGAAGACGCTGGCCTTGTTGATCTTCTTGATGTCCCGCTGTTCGCTCACGTGGAAGTAGACGCGACGATCGGACTGTGAGAGGATCGTCAACGGCATCAGCGCCGGTCGCTGTGTTAGGTGGATCGTTTCCACCCCGTGCTTCCGGCCGCCGGTCTGCATCCGATTCACGCGGCTGTCGAGCTTGTTCTTGTCGAGGACTTGGTGGGCCTCGTCGCAGGAGACGAGCGCCGACTCCGGCGCGTCGTCGATTTCGAGGTCTTTGCACAGCGCCATTGCGGCGGCGCTGATACGACCGTACAGTTCCTGAATCTCCTCGTCGTCCAGGGCATCGGGAACGACTCTGACCTGCCGGTGGTTGAACAGGCATTTCGGCCAATCAATTGATTCGAATCGCTCCCTATCGACGATCAGAGTTCCGTAGAGAGCGTTCCCTTCGACCGAGAGTCCGCCTTCTTCATCTTCGAGGTCGAAGTGAACGCTGATATCGAAGTTCGGCGCGCGGTCCTCGAGGAGCGACCCGGTGTAGTAGCTCTTTCCGGTTCCCGACGCCCCGATTACGCTCACTCGTGCCATCGGCTACAGGTGACAGCGGTAGACGCGGTCGCTTGCAGTCCACTCGCGGACGTCGGCCGGTTCGACTCGCCTGGGCGGGGACCGATCGACTCCGAGAATCGGGTGTGCGGTCGCCATCGTCGTCCACCATTCGCCGTCGACGTGAGCGATGATCGCGAACTCGCCGACGAACGTCGAGGTCCGCTTGACGACCAACCACTCGCGGCGATCGAGGCCGTCCTCGAGCAGGCGCTCGACGTCGCCTTCCCCGACCTGCTCGGTCGTCAACCGTTCGGCAGCGCCGTCGATCGGCAACACTGCCGGGGGAACCAGACTATCCATCGGCCTCACCCGGTTCGGGGGCCGTATTCTTGGCCCGCTCTTTCGCCGCCGTGAACTGCTCGAGTTCGTCGGCGTCGAGCAGCTCGTCGAGAAGCTTTTCCCGTTCTTCCGCCTGCTCGTTGAACAGTTCGAGTAGAGGTTCCCAGTCGCCGTTAACGATCCCGGCGACGTAGAACGCCATCTTCTCCGGCGTCACCATCTCGAGGTCGACCTCGACGCCGTGTTCGGCACCGATCCGGCGGAGGTCCGCTCGCTGCATGTTGATGAGATCGGCCATGATGTCCGCCGGCGAGTCGCCGTTGTCCCCTTCCTGGAGGAGCATCTGTGCGATCTGATCCGGATCGGACAGCGAACTCGCGATCCCCTGGGGTGTCATGTCGATGCCGAGGCTCGAGGCGAGCCCGTTCCGATCGCCCATCACGCCGACGCACCTCCGAGGTTGGCGGCGTCTTTGAGGCGGGCGATCTGTTCGTCGCTGTCGGGACGCATGGCAACAGCAACGGCCGCACACGCCAGCGAAGAGCCGAGCAGTGCCCAGGCAGGATCGACCTCGTCGTTTCCGTCGACGAGGATGTATTCGTTCGCAAACTCGGCTCCGTAGTAGCCGAGTCGGAACGCCGAGAAAACGTCGCGAAGATCGTCCTCGAGGGCATCCTGCTGTTCGTCGTCCAATCCAACGGTTGCGAGTTTCGCGGCTCCGTCCTCGATGGACGTTTGTAGCTTGGCCGTCGGGTTGTCCCCGGAAAACGTAAACTGCTCGTCGGGATCGACGTTGTCGGATGTCGATTCGTCTTCGGTATCGTCGTTCCCATTTTCGGTCTTCTCATCGTCGACGTCGTCGACACCCGCAAACAGGTCTCCGTCCGCCAGATCGTCGTCGGTGAGTTCGACTTCCTCGATCTCGACGTCGTCGCCATTGTTACTGCCGGTATTCTCATCTCTTTCGTCGTTGGACGTTTCGGCCCGCTGTGAAGGGCTATCGTTCTCGAGCGGTTCATCCGGTTCCTCGTCGTCGGGGACGGTGTCATCGTCGGCCTCGGCGGGGTCGGCGGCGATCTCCGGCTGCGGCATCAGTCATCGCCTCCCGTGAGCCGACCGCGCTTTTTGAGTTCCTGTACGACCGCCTCGTCGCCCTTGAGCGGCTGTGACGGATCCTGCGGGACGATGATCTCGCCCTTGTGGACGGCTGCCGTCTCGTCGGCCGAGACGTCGATTTCGACGTCGTCCTCGTCGGTGTTTTCACTGTCGTCCGTCGCTTCGTCGGAAGCGGTTCCGGCCGTCTGACCGGAAGAACGCGTCCCGTACCAGTAGACCGCCGCTGCGAGAAACAGGATGCCGCCGAGGAGAGCGAGGGTGCGTTTGGAGACTCCAAGCGAAAAGCCGCTCGAGTTGCTCCCATCGCCGTCCGTCGGGGGCTGTCGGTTCTGTTGCTGTCCGTGCGCTGCTTCGATTTCGTCGATGGAGTCACTCATGAGTGTGTGCAGAAGCGGCGTCCTCGCGGTTATCTCCCCAGTTGTAGGGGACCGAGCAGTGAGGACAGTTGTCTGGATACCCGGTCACGTCCGTTTCGCAGTTCGGGCACTCGAACTCGTGTCCGCCCGAGACCGGATTTTCGTCGGTCGATTTCGAGTTGTCGTCGGGAGGATTGTCGTCAGGACTGCCGTCGGCTCGAGCGCGGTCCGTTCGGCGATCGACGACGTCGTCGACGAGGTCCTCCCATTCGTCTTCGTAGTCATACTCCTCGAGGGGAATGACGTCCTCCGGATCGTCGGGATCTCCGTCGGCCGGGAGAACGTGCGGATGCAGCGACTCCCGGAAGTGCTGGCCGGAAGTCATCGGTCCCCAGGACTCACATCCCCAGCAGAACGTCCGGTACTTGTTGCCCGGCTTCTCGCTGCGCTCGATTCGCTTCATCAGTACCGGAACGACTCGAAGACTCGAGCAGTACCGGCACTCGTGCCGATCGGTCGTCACGCTACGGGTGGTCACGGTACGCACCGGCGATTCGCCAATTCTCGAATGCAGTTGCTGGTCGGATCATCGATGGAGGGCGGCGTGAAATTGGGCGGTGCTTGGAGGGCCGCCTATCTCATCATTCGTCCGTTTCTTTAAGTAGCTAAGCCCAATTCTGCCAATTCCCAATTAATTTGGCCGTATATCCGACGGAACGTTCTCGGTTAGGAACGCAATGGCGACTGTAAACGTCAGCCGGGCGACGGAGACGCTCTCGTCGTCG of the Halobiforma lacisalsi AJ5 genome contains:
- a CDS encoding ATP-binding protein; protein product: MARVSVIGASGTGKSYYTGSLLEDRAPNFDISVHFDLEDEEGGLSVEGNALYGTLIVDRERFESIDWPKCLFNHRQVRVVPDALDDEEIQELYGRISAAAMALCKDLEIDDAPESALVSCDEAHQVLDKNKLDSRVNRMQTGGRKHGVETIHLTQRPALMPLTILSQSDRRVYFHVSEQRDIKKINKASVFDANRLKDLKAREAIVENKHSGEFEKIDTDNCGRDRPHFSGDDGLLDDALPV